A section of the Agromyces aurantiacus genome encodes:
- a CDS encoding CHAP domain-containing protein: MIVPALVGTLALPAYAFLPGGHVPGVQTTFSLSVAEAQDVTVSGSATGASISADGFAVTTKAEIDAAAAEAAAAEQAAWEAELASRGSGEYAKVTQQAEGDDYPWWYETPDDYGGGLSPLRYYYRECVDFVAWRLNRDAGVTSAPWKWDWSNLASGSAWMWADEWQSKGWPTSSEPVVGAVAWFPYNHVAYVQSVNGDGTVTIEEYNQNSDHSYHVRTIPVGDALYLYPPA; this comes from the coding sequence ATGATCGTCCCCGCCCTCGTGGGCACGCTCGCGCTGCCGGCCTACGCCTTCCTTCCCGGCGGGCACGTGCCGGGCGTCCAGACCACGTTCAGCCTCTCCGTCGCCGAGGCGCAGGATGTCACGGTGTCCGGCTCGGCGACCGGCGCCTCGATCTCCGCCGACGGCTTCGCGGTCACGACGAAAGCCGAGATCGACGCGGCGGCGGCCGAGGCCGCCGCCGCCGAGCAGGCCGCGTGGGAGGCCGAGCTCGCCTCGCGCGGCAGCGGCGAGTACGCGAAGGTCACGCAGCAGGCCGAGGGCGACGACTACCCGTGGTGGTACGAGACTCCCGACGACTACGGCGGCGGTCTCTCGCCCCTGCGTTACTACTACCGCGAGTGCGTCGACTTCGTCGCGTGGCGGCTGAACCGCGATGCGGGCGTCACGAGCGCCCCGTGGAAGTGGGACTGGAGCAACCTCGCCTCGGGCAGTGCCTGGATGTGGGCCGACGAGTGGCAGTCGAAGGGCTGGCCGACCAGCAGCGAGCCCGTGGTCGGCGCGGTCGCCTGGTTCCCGTACAACCACGTCGCCTACGTGCAGTCGGTCAACGGCGACGGCACCGTCACGATCGAGGAGTACAACCAGAACTCCGACCACTCGTACCACGTCCGCACCATCCCGGTGGGCGACGCCCTCTACCTCTACCCACCGGCCTGA
- a CDS encoding HNH endonuclease: MRTLVLNAGYEPLAVVSFKRALLLVMNEKATVILHDEGNPVHGTSGEWVRPSVILLTRYVRTPRVHQVPVSRRGVLRRDDHRCAYCGKSAATIDHVLPRSRGGRDTWENLVACCLRCNNAKGDHTPAEMGWTLRVTPRMPSGRGWVVRGVERPLPQWSDFLRSAA; this comes from the coding sequence ATGCGCACCCTCGTGCTGAACGCCGGATATGAACCGCTCGCCGTCGTCTCCTTCAAGCGGGCGCTGCTGCTCGTCATGAACGAGAAGGCGACCGTGATCCTGCACGACGAGGGCAATCCGGTGCACGGCACGAGCGGGGAATGGGTCCGGCCGAGCGTCATCCTGCTGACGCGCTACGTGCGGACCCCGCGCGTGCACCAGGTGCCCGTGAGCCGTCGGGGCGTGCTGCGCCGTGACGATCACCGGTGCGCGTACTGCGGCAAGTCCGCGGCGACGATCGATCACGTGCTGCCGCGGTCGCGTGGCGGACGCGACACCTGGGAGAACCTCGTGGCGTGCTGCCTCCGGTGCAACAACGCCAAGGGCGACCACACGCCGGCCGAGATGGGCTGGACGCTCCGCGTCACGCCGCGCATGCCCAGCGGCCGCGGATGGGTCGTCCGCGGGGTCGAGCGGCCGTTGCCGCAGTGGAGCGACTTCCTCCGCTCGGCGGCCTGA
- a CDS encoding C40 family peptidase, whose product MAVSAGLVGTLAIPAYAFAPGTDGIQFGATAQTRLTQAQAQDVTVGDDVIAAPVSEDEYAATTAAEIQAAEEAKRAAEEAAAAEAARQAAAAEMASYAASAAQYSAPAAVYGSADPASVFAVAQQYLGVPYVYGGATPAGFDCSGLVMYVYAQFGISLPHSSSAQGAAGTQIPIDQAVPGDLVVMDGHIGFYAGNGQILHAPYEGTVVRTQPIWTSDYWIVRI is encoded by the coding sequence ATGGCCGTCTCGGCCGGCCTCGTCGGCACCCTCGCCATTCCCGCGTACGCCTTCGCGCCCGGCACGGACGGGATCCAGTTCGGCGCGACGGCGCAGACCCGGCTGACCCAGGCCCAGGCCCAGGACGTCACGGTCGGCGACGACGTCATCGCGGCGCCCGTCTCGGAGGACGAGTACGCCGCCACCACGGCTGCGGAGATCCAGGCCGCCGAGGAGGCGAAGCGCGCCGCCGAGGAGGCCGCTGCCGCCGAGGCCGCCCGCCAGGCCGCGGCCGCCGAGATGGCCTCGTACGCCGCCTCGGCCGCCCAGTACTCGGCTCCCGCGGCCGTGTACGGCTCGGCCGACCCGGCGAGCGTGTTCGCCGTCGCGCAGCAGTACCTCGGCGTGCCCTACGTCTACGGCGGCGCGACGCCCGCCGGCTTCGACTGCTCGGGCCTCGTGATGTACGTCTACGCGCAGTTCGGCATCAGCCTGCCGCACTCGTCGTCGGCCCAGGGTGCCGCGGGCACCCAGATCCCGATCGACCAGGCGGTCCCGGGCGACCTCGTCGTGATGGACGGCCACATCGGGTTCTACGCCGGCAATGGCCAGATCCTCCACGCCCCCTACGAGGGCACGGTCGTGCGCACGCAGCCGATCTGGACGAGCGACTACTGGATCGTGCGCATCTGA
- a CDS encoding metal-dependent transcriptional regulator: MTDLIDTTEMYLRTILDLEEEGIVPLRARISERIGHSGPTVSQTVARMERDGLVVVSGDRHLELTPSGRSKAVHVMRKHRLAERLLADVIGLDWEYVHDEACRWEHVMSEQVERRLVEILGQPTYSPYGNPIPGLEELGVEPAAPFMQGVRNLLTALDEGGGEASGVVRRLAEPAQFDPELLARFKAAGLLPGSAVSARREGPLVRIRVEGRDDELDLPVETAGHLFIGD, from the coding sequence TTGACCGATCTCATCGACACGACCGAGATGTACCTGCGCACCATCCTCGACCTCGAGGAGGAGGGCATCGTGCCGCTCCGGGCGCGCATCTCGGAGCGGATCGGGCACTCCGGTCCCACGGTGTCGCAGACCGTCGCCCGCATGGAGCGCGACGGCCTCGTCGTCGTCTCGGGCGACCGGCACCTCGAACTCACGCCGAGCGGGCGCAGCAAGGCCGTGCACGTCATGCGCAAGCACCGGCTCGCCGAGCGCCTCCTCGCCGACGTGATCGGCCTCGACTGGGAGTACGTGCACGACGAGGCCTGCCGCTGGGAGCACGTCATGAGCGAGCAGGTCGAGCGGCGGCTCGTCGAGATCCTCGGGCAGCCCACGTACTCGCCCTACGGCAACCCGATCCCGGGCCTCGAGGAACTCGGGGTCGAGCCGGCTGCGCCGTTCATGCAGGGGGTGCGCAACCTGCTCACCGCGCTCGACGAGGGCGGGGGCGAGGCGAGCGGCGTCGTCCGCCGCCTGGCCGAGCCCGCGCAGTTCGACCCCGAGCTGCTGGCCCGCTTCAAGGCCGCGGGCCTCCTGCCCGGATCGGCCGTCTCGGCCCGTCGCGAGGGTCCCCTGGTCCGCATCCGGGTGGAGGGCCGTGACGACGAGCTCGATCTGCCCGTGGAGACCGCCGGGCATCTGTTCATCGGCGACTGA
- the serC gene encoding phosphoserine transaminase: MPELVIPSSILPADGRFGCGPSKVRPEQLAHLAEVGPRLLGTSHRQAPVKQLVARVRRGIADLYALPDGYEVVLGNGGSTAFWDAAAFGLIERRAQLASFGEFGAKFAKAAAAPWLEAPDVRTAEPGSRADAEPLEGVDVYGWPQNETSTGVQAPVRRVDGDAGALTVIDATSAAGGILVDPAQFDVLYFAPQKNFASDGGIWFAIMSPAAIERVERIAASGRYIPEFLSLKNAVDNSRLEQTLNTPALATLILLESQLEWMNASGGLAWADARTRESSGVLYKWAASRDGATPFVADPAHRSQVVVTIDFDESTDAAALARTLRANGIVDTEPYRKLGRNQLRVATFTAIEPDDVRALTASLDWVLDQAR; the protein is encoded by the coding sequence ATGCCTGAGCTCGTGATCCCCTCGTCGATCCTGCCCGCAGACGGCCGTTTCGGTTGCGGCCCGTCGAAGGTGCGGCCCGAGCAGCTCGCGCACCTCGCCGAGGTGGGCCCGCGCCTGCTCGGCACCTCCCACCGGCAGGCGCCCGTGAAGCAGCTCGTGGCGCGCGTGCGGCGCGGCATCGCCGACCTCTACGCCCTGCCCGACGGGTACGAGGTCGTGCTCGGCAACGGCGGCTCGACCGCGTTCTGGGATGCCGCGGCCTTCGGCCTCATCGAGCGGCGCGCGCAGCTCGCCTCGTTCGGCGAGTTCGGCGCGAAGTTCGCCAAGGCCGCGGCGGCGCCGTGGCTCGAGGCGCCCGACGTGCGGACGGCCGAGCCCGGCTCGCGCGCCGACGCCGAGCCGCTCGAGGGCGTCGACGTGTACGGCTGGCCGCAGAACGAGACCTCCACGGGCGTGCAGGCGCCCGTCCGCCGCGTCGACGGCGACGCGGGCGCGCTCACCGTCATCGACGCGACGAGCGCGGCGGGCGGCATCCTGGTCGACCCCGCCCAGTTCGACGTGCTCTACTTCGCGCCGCAGAAGAACTTCGCCTCCGACGGCGGCATCTGGTTCGCGATCATGTCGCCCGCGGCGATCGAGCGGGTCGAGCGCATCGCCGCGTCCGGCCGCTACATCCCCGAGTTCCTCTCGCTGAAGAACGCGGTCGACAACTCGCGCCTCGAGCAGACCCTGAACACCCCCGCCCTGGCGACGCTGATCCTCCTCGAGAGCCAGCTCGAGTGGATGAACGCCTCGGGGGGCCTCGCCTGGGCCGACGCCCGCACGCGCGAGTCGTCGGGCGTGCTCTACAAGTGGGCCGCCTCGCGCGACGGCGCGACCCCCTTCGTGGCCGACCCCGCGCACCGGTCGCAGGTCGTCGTCACGATCGACTTCGACGAGTCGACGGATGCCGCGGCGCTCGCCAGGACGCTGCGGGCCAACGGCATCGTCGACACCGAGCCGTACCGCAAGCTCGGCCGCAACCAGCTGCGGGTCGCGACCTTCACCGCGATCGAGCCCGACGACGTCCGCGCGCTCACCGCGTCGCTCGACTGGGTGCTCGACCAGGCCCGGTAG
- a CDS encoding DUF2530 domain-containing protein codes for MRLWLSESERRPDPAPARTDARKALLAGTAAWIVALVASIALREPLADAGFAWFTTAAAIGVALGVVGLVVVQLRRRRGRDADEE; via the coding sequence ATGCGGCTGTGGCTGTCCGAGTCCGAGCGGCGCCCCGATCCGGCGCCGGCGCGGACCGACGCGCGCAAGGCGCTGCTCGCGGGCACCGCAGCCTGGATCGTCGCACTCGTCGCGTCGATCGCGCTGCGCGAGCCCCTCGCCGACGCCGGCTTCGCGTGGTTCACGACCGCGGCCGCGATCGGCGTCGCGCTCGGCGTCGTCGGCCTCGTGGTGGTGCAGCTGCGCCGTCGGCGCGGACGCGACGCCGACGAGGAGTAG
- a CDS encoding DUF3027 domain-containing protein, with amino-acid sequence MPDVPEPVEALAEPAVADEASAGPAAVDESPGEDSPAEPAVADEAPAEPAVADEVLLASVDLAQRALLEVTAPETVGSVIGHVVEGEHVLSLHFAADLSGYPGWHWSVTLARVEGGEPTVLETELMPGARALLAPEWVPWSDRLAEYRAAQAAAAAEAREAGEPGDEDEVEGPAEEGEDAEGELEGDEFDDDADDFDADELGEEFGDAGADGDDAFDGIDIDSLDEEE; translated from the coding sequence ATGCCTGACGTCCCCGAGCCCGTGGAGGCGCTCGCCGAGCCGGCGGTCGCCGACGAGGCGAGCGCCGGACCTGCTGCCGTCGACGAGTCGCCCGGCGAGGATTCGCCTGCCGAGCCGGCGGTCGCCGACGAGGCGCCTGCCGAGCCGGCGGTCGCCGACGAGGTGCTCCTCGCCTCTGTCGACCTCGCGCAGCGGGCCCTCCTCGAGGTCACCGCGCCCGAGACCGTCGGTTCGGTGATCGGGCACGTGGTCGAGGGCGAGCACGTGCTGTCGCTGCACTTCGCGGCCGACCTCTCCGGGTATCCGGGATGGCACTGGAGCGTGACGCTCGCGCGCGTCGAGGGCGGCGAGCCCACGGTCCTCGAGACCGAGTTGATGCCCGGTGCACGCGCGCTGCTCGCTCCCGAGTGGGTTCCGTGGTCGGATCGGCTCGCCGAGTACCGGGCCGCCCAGGCCGCCGCGGCCGCCGAGGCGCGCGAGGCCGGGGAGCCCGGCGACGAGGACGAGGTCGAAGGCCCGGCCGAGGAGGGCGAAGACGCCGAGGGCGAGCTCGAGGGCGATGAGTTCGACGACGACGCCGACGACTTCGACGCCGACGAGCTCGGCGAGGAGTTCGGCGACGCCGGCGCCGACGGCGACGACGCGTTCGACGGCATCGACATCGACTCGCTCGACGAGGAGGAGTAG
- a CDS encoding cold-shock protein produces the protein MPTGKVKFYDEEKGFGFISSDDGQEVFLHASALPAGATVRAGSRLEFGIAEGKRGAQALSVRVLDAKPSLQRLHRKPADDMAIIVEDLVKVLDGIGANLKRGRYPDNAHSRKIAALLRKVADELDA, from the coding sequence ATGCCCACCGGCAAGGTCAAGTTCTACGACGAGGAGAAGGGGTTCGGCTTCATCAGCAGTGATGACGGCCAGGAGGTCTTCCTCCACGCCTCCGCGCTTCCCGCCGGCGCGACCGTGCGCGCGGGCAGCCGGCTCGAGTTCGGCATCGCCGAGGGCAAGCGCGGCGCGCAGGCGCTCTCGGTGCGCGTGCTCGACGCGAAGCCGAGCCTGCAGCGCCTGCACCGGAAGCCCGCCGACGACATGGCGATCATCGTGGAGGACCTCGTCAAGGTGCTCGACGGCATCGGGGCGAACCTCAAGCGCGGCCGGTACCCCGACAACGCGCACAGCCGGAAGATCGCGGCGCTGCTGCGCAAGGTCGCGGACGAGCTGGATGCCTGA
- a CDS encoding helicase-associated domain-containing protein, producing MLVLAARLRALPREGLAAALATREFDHAGVRDLFDLAEALTAPDAVDHALDRLERPALATLAAADATADETGWTDIADVAAELVRLGAADPLAAGVPGALELLADRFLVVQEGARVHLPPEVHARLAARLGEDLPEAASLAAPAPPVAVPAERADHGLLERRAAEQAYATISATAELLAGFAAQPARELAKGGLALPDAKRLAEATGVDLAELPRLVRRAVEAGLVVREGPVWLESDTGAAWVLLAAEERWIRLAAAWRERIPPALRDLVVRRSDAMSASSIRDDVAWYYPGGGSWLRDGLDRLLEDAEALGLAVGGEPIDTAALVLAGDVPGAAERLAGHFPSQVDRVYVQHDLTIVSPGPLEPGLDARLRGFAEVEGRDLASSYRVTAASVNRALAAGESAESVRAFLASISLTGIPQPLEYLLAESAARFGAVRVSAAEPGDAPARSSIRSDDPQLIGTLAVDQSLSSLALRQAGPHRLLSRFPPDVVFWGLSDARYPVAAEDGEGRIIRLRRHHVAPLPAAAPRADPLEAMLDRLAEADADGGTELAWLARQLEAAARAKETLTVTVRMPGGDTADYLLAPASVANGRLRARDRKADIERTLPISAIAAVAPAPAGS from the coding sequence ATGCTGGTGCTCGCCGCGAGGCTCCGCGCACTGCCGCGTGAGGGGCTCGCCGCCGCACTGGCGACCCGCGAGTTCGACCACGCGGGGGTGCGCGACCTGTTCGACCTCGCCGAGGCGCTGACGGCGCCCGATGCCGTCGACCACGCCCTCGACCGGCTCGAGCGTCCTGCGCTGGCCACGCTCGCGGCCGCCGACGCGACCGCGGACGAGACCGGCTGGACCGACATCGCCGACGTCGCCGCCGAGCTGGTGCGACTCGGCGCCGCCGACCCCCTCGCGGCGGGAGTGCCCGGTGCGCTGGAGCTGCTCGCCGACCGGTTCCTCGTCGTGCAGGAGGGCGCTCGCGTGCACCTGCCGCCCGAGGTGCACGCGCGCCTGGCGGCCCGGCTCGGCGAGGACCTGCCCGAGGCGGCGTCACTGGCCGCCCCCGCGCCGCCCGTCGCCGTGCCGGCCGAACGCGCCGACCACGGCCTGCTCGAGCGCCGGGCGGCCGAGCAGGCCTACGCCACGATCAGCGCGACCGCCGAGCTGCTCGCGGGGTTCGCCGCGCAGCCCGCGCGCGAGCTGGCCAAGGGCGGCCTCGCGCTGCCCGACGCGAAGCGGCTCGCCGAGGCCACCGGCGTCGACCTCGCCGAGCTGCCGCGGCTCGTGCGTCGCGCGGTCGAGGCCGGCCTCGTCGTCCGCGAGGGTCCCGTCTGGCTCGAGTCCGACACGGGCGCGGCCTGGGTGCTGCTCGCCGCGGAGGAGCGGTGGATCCGGCTCGCGGCGGCGTGGCGCGAACGGATCCCGCCGGCGCTGCGCGACCTGGTGGTCCGCCGCAGCGACGCCATGAGCGCCAGTTCCATCCGCGACGACGTCGCCTGGTACTACCCCGGCGGCGGCAGCTGGCTGCGCGACGGGCTCGACCGGCTGCTCGAGGACGCCGAGGCGCTCGGCCTGGCGGTCGGCGGCGAGCCCATCGACACCGCCGCGCTCGTGCTCGCCGGCGACGTGCCCGGCGCGGCCGAGCGCCTCGCCGGCCACTTCCCCTCCCAGGTCGACCGCGTCTACGTGCAGCACGACCTCACGATCGTCTCCCCCGGGCCGCTCGAGCCCGGCCTCGACGCCCGGCTGCGCGGGTTCGCCGAGGTCGAGGGCCGTGACCTCGCCTCGAGCTATCGGGTCACCGCGGCATCCGTCAATCGCGCCCTCGCGGCGGGCGAGTCCGCGGAGTCCGTCCGCGCGTTCCTCGCGTCGATCTCGCTCACCGGCATCCCGCAGCCGCTCGAGTACCTGCTCGCCGAGTCCGCCGCGCGCTTCGGCGCGGTGCGCGTGAGCGCGGCCGAGCCCGGCGACGCGCCCGCGCGCTCGTCGATCCGAAGCGACGACCCGCAGCTCATCGGCACGCTCGCGGTCGACCAGAGCCTGTCGTCGCTGGCGCTGCGGCAGGCCGGGCCGCATCGGCTGCTGTCGCGGTTCCCGCCCGACGTCGTGTTCTGGGGGCTCAGCGACGCGCGCTACCCGGTCGCCGCCGAGGACGGCGAAGGCCGCATCATCCGGCTGCGCCGCCATCACGTCGCACCCCTGCCCGCCGCGGCCCCGCGTGCCGACCCGCTCGAGGCGATGCTCGACCGCCTCGCCGAGGCCGACGCCGACGGGGGCACCGAGCTGGCCTGGCTCGCTCGCCAGCTCGAGGCCGCGGCGCGCGCGAAGGAGACGCTGACCGTCACGGTCCGGATGCCGGGCGGCGACACCGCCGACTACCTGCTGGCGCCCGCGAGCGTCGCGAACGGCCGCCTCCGAGCGCGCGACCGGAAGGCCGACATCGAGCGCACGCTGCCGATCTCGGCGATCGCCGCCGTCGCCCCCGCGCCCGCCGGAAGCTGA
- a CDS encoding DNA repair helicase XPB yields MSDGPLIVQSDRTVLLEVAHPLAEDARHDLAIFAELERAPEHIHTYRITRLGLWNARAAGHTAEDMLGTLERYAKFPVPQTVAVDMRETVARYGRLVVDRTDDGALRLRSDDMPVLTEVAGAKRIAPLLTERLDEASFLVEPWARGQLKQELVKLGWPAEDLAGYTPGTPHEIALQEDGWHLRDYQQKAVDNFFDGGSGVVVLPCGAGKTLVGAGAMATAKTTTLILVTNTVSARQWRDELLKRTSLTAEEIGEYSGQTKEIKPVTIATYQILTAKRKGEYAHLALLDALDWGLVVYDEVHLLPAPVFKLTAELQARRRLGLTATLVREDGREGDVFSLIGPKRFDAPWKEIEAQGFISPAACYEVRIDLPQSERLAYAASADDERYRLAATAPAKLDVVRQLVARHAGERILVIGQYLDQIDELADALGAPQLTGATPVDERERLFQEFRDGRTPVLVVSKVANFSVDLPEATVAIQVSGSFGSRQEEAQRLGRLLRPKESGLSANFYTLVARDTVDQDFAQNRQRFLAEQGYSYTILDAHALAA; encoded by the coding sequence ATGTCAGACGGCCCCCTGATCGTCCAGAGCGACCGCACCGTGCTCCTCGAGGTCGCGCACCCGCTCGCCGAGGATGCGCGGCACGATCTCGCGATCTTCGCCGAGCTCGAACGCGCGCCCGAGCACATCCACACGTACCGCATCACGCGGCTCGGACTCTGGAACGCCCGCGCGGCGGGGCACACCGCCGAGGACATGCTCGGCACGCTCGAGCGGTACGCGAAGTTCCCGGTGCCGCAGACGGTCGCCGTCGACATGCGCGAGACGGTCGCCCGCTACGGGCGCCTCGTGGTCGACCGCACCGACGACGGCGCGCTGCGCCTGCGCAGCGACGACATGCCCGTGCTCACGGAGGTCGCGGGGGCGAAGCGGATCGCGCCGCTCCTGACCGAGCGACTGGACGAGGCGAGCTTCCTCGTCGAGCCGTGGGCGCGCGGCCAGCTCAAGCAGGAGCTCGTCAAGCTCGGCTGGCCCGCCGAGGACCTGGCGGGCTACACGCCCGGCACGCCGCACGAGATCGCGCTGCAGGAGGACGGCTGGCACCTGCGCGACTACCAGCAGAAGGCGGTCGACAACTTCTTCGACGGCGGGTCGGGCGTCGTCGTGCTCCCGTGCGGCGCCGGCAAGACCCTCGTCGGCGCGGGCGCGATGGCGACCGCCAAGACCACCACCCTGATCCTCGTGACCAACACCGTCTCGGCGCGACAGTGGCGCGACGAGCTGCTCAAGCGCACGAGCCTCACGGCCGAGGAGATCGGCGAGTACTCCGGCCAGACGAAGGAGATCAAGCCGGTCACGATCGCGACGTACCAGATCCTCACCGCCAAGCGGAAGGGCGAGTACGCGCACCTGGCACTGCTCGACGCACTCGACTGGGGACTCGTCGTCTACGACGAGGTGCACCTGCTGCCCGCGCCCGTGTTCAAGCTCACGGCCGAGCTCCAGGCGCGACGTCGTCTCGGCCTGACGGCCACGCTCGTGCGCGAGGACGGCCGCGAGGGCGACGTGTTCAGCCTCATCGGCCCCAAGCGGTTCGACGCGCCGTGGAAGGAGATCGAGGCGCAGGGCTTCATCTCCCCCGCGGCGTGCTACGAGGTGCGCATCGACCTGCCGCAGTCCGAGCGGCTCGCGTACGCGGCCTCCGCCGACGACGAGCGCTACCGGCTCGCGGCCACCGCCCCGGCCAAGCTCGACGTGGTCCGGCAGCTCGTCGCGCGGCACGCGGGCGAGCGCATCCTCGTGATCGGCCAGTACCTCGACCAGATCGACGAGCTCGCCGACGCGCTCGGCGCGCCGCAGCTGACCGGCGCCACGCCGGTCGACGAGCGCGAGCGGCTCTTCCAGGAGTTCCGCGACGGGCGCACGCCCGTGCTCGTGGTCTCCAAGGTCGCGAACTTCTCGGTCGACCTGCCCGAGGCGACCGTGGCGATCCAGGTCTCCGGGTCCTTCGGATCGCGCCAGGAGGAGGCGCAGCGCCTCGGCCGCCTGCTGCGACCGAAGGAGTCCGGCCTGTCGGCGAACTTCTACACGCTCGTCGCACGCGACACGGTCGACCAGGACTTCGCGCAGAACCGCCAGCGCTTCCTCGCCGAGCAGGGCTACTCGTACACGATCCTCGACGCGCACGCGCTCGCCGCCTGA
- a CDS encoding dihydrofolate reductase family protein, translated as MPLVTCDISISIDGFAAGPDQTRAHPLGRIDENILHAWMFERRDENRDEVEAIVDAGAFIMGRHMFGPDRGDWDLDWHGWWGDDPPYHAPVFVLGHRERDELAMAGGTTFHFVTGGIHEALDRARAAAGDRNVAVAGGAATVNQYLAAGLIDELRLHVVPAVIGAGERLFDGVPRTMFEQVSSRGTSLVTHLTYRPRRSTEGRARA; from the coding sequence ATGCCGCTCGTCACCTGCGACATCTCCATCTCGATCGACGGCTTCGCCGCCGGCCCCGACCAGACGAGAGCGCATCCGCTCGGCCGGATCGACGAGAACATCCTCCACGCCTGGATGTTCGAGCGTCGCGACGAGAACCGAGACGAGGTCGAGGCCATCGTCGATGCCGGCGCCTTCATCATGGGCCGCCACATGTTCGGTCCCGACCGCGGCGATTGGGACCTCGACTGGCACGGCTGGTGGGGCGACGACCCGCCGTACCACGCGCCGGTGTTCGTGCTCGGGCACCGCGAACGCGACGAGCTCGCGATGGCGGGCGGCACGACGTTCCACTTCGTGACGGGCGGCATCCACGAGGCGCTCGACCGGGCACGCGCCGCGGCCGGCGATCGCAACGTCGCCGTCGCCGGCGGCGCCGCGACCGTGAACCAGTACCTGGCCGCCGGACTCATCGACGAGCTGCGCCTGCACGTCGTGCCCGCGGTCATCGGAGCGGGCGAGCGGCTGTTCGACGGGGTCCCGCGCACGATGTTCGAACAGGTTTCATCGCGCGGCACGTCGCTCGTGACGCACCTCACGTACCGCCCCCGCCGCAGCACGGAAGGCCGGGCGCGCGCGTAG
- a CDS encoding Pr6Pr family membrane protein, with protein sequence MAVVAAEQSVDRDVAERRVNVWMTPQFWWRVLIVVVVLWGLVAAERRLAYFTTQSNVIVFGYYAGALYWMVRRATTAPPAPRLRGGVTVWILTTMIVSHVLLNHLENPLPGLVVADPADQLANRALFAVHYVVPVMVLLDWIAFGPHRVVRWRDIGWWVLYPFAYGMIFLWRALALPEVPDRFPYPFLDTDALGALGSFVAMLEVLAYIAVLSVIVILLDRLAAAVVGLVRDRGRARRPA encoded by the coding sequence GTGGCGGTCGTTGCAGCAGAGCAGTCCGTCGACCGAGACGTCGCCGAGCGGCGCGTGAACGTGTGGATGACGCCGCAGTTCTGGTGGCGGGTGCTCATCGTCGTGGTCGTGCTCTGGGGGCTCGTCGCGGCGGAGCGCCGACTCGCGTACTTCACCACCCAGAGCAACGTGATCGTGTTCGGCTACTACGCGGGTGCGCTGTACTGGATGGTGCGGCGCGCCACGACGGCGCCCCCGGCGCCGCGCCTGCGCGGCGGGGTCACGGTGTGGATCCTCACCACCATGATCGTCTCGCACGTGCTGCTCAACCACCTCGAGAACCCGCTGCCCGGGCTCGTCGTCGCCGACCCCGCCGACCAGCTCGCCAACCGGGCGCTGTTCGCGGTGCACTACGTCGTGCCCGTGATGGTGCTGCTCGACTGGATCGCGTTCGGCCCGCACCGCGTGGTCCGGTGGCGCGACATCGGATGGTGGGTGCTGTACCCGTTCGCCTACGGCATGATCTTCCTCTGGCGCGCGCTGGCGCTGCCCGAGGTGCCCGACCGGTTCCCGTACCCCTTCCTCGACACCGACGCGCTCGGCGCGCTCGGCTCCTTCGTGGCGATGCTCGAGGTGCTCGCCTACATCGCGGTGCTCTCGGTGATCGTGATCCTGCTCGATCGGCTCGCGGCCGCCGTCGTCGGACTCGTCCGCGACCGCGGGCGCGCTCGCCGGCCCGCCTGA